Proteins from a single region of Candidatus Saccharibacteria bacterium:
- a CDS encoding glycosyltransferase family 2 protein, translating to MTKQLPEVAIITRTKDRAILLERAIQSVHKQTMGDFIHVIINDAGDPEPVDRLVAKYEKIIKGRVKVIHNDRSSGMEAASNKAIQSVDSVFVAIHDDDDTWHPEFLERSVESMKKNDSMGVVVRTDKVTEELVGASGPVNHVKTEQWMPDMKVINLYRQCIDNQMTPITFIYRRSVFKEIGYYDETLPVLGDWDFGIRFLQKYDVEFLDPGFALANYHHRKFVAGSTANNSFGSGTDRHRYYSNKLMNKYLRQEIAEGRLGVGYIMSKLKYDQGYIATVAKRLLPNFIVGKLKNRVRS from the coding sequence ATGACTAAACAGCTTCCAGAAGTCGCTATTATTACACGAACCAAAGATCGCGCTATTTTGCTCGAACGAGCCATCCAGTCGGTGCATAAGCAGACGATGGGTGACTTCATTCATGTCATTATTAATGACGCAGGTGATCCTGAGCCGGTTGATAGGCTTGTGGCCAAGTACGAAAAAATAATCAAAGGGCGAGTAAAGGTTATTCACAACGATAGATCTAGCGGAATGGAGGCTGCCTCAAATAAGGCTATCCAGAGTGTTGATTCTGTTTTTGTCGCTATTCACGACGACGACGATACGTGGCATCCTGAGTTTCTCGAACGATCAGTTGAGAGTATGAAGAAAAACGACAGTATGGGCGTGGTGGTGAGGACAGATAAGGTGACGGAAGAGCTTGTTGGGGCTAGTGGGCCTGTAAACCATGTCAAGACGGAGCAGTGGATGCCTGATATGAAGGTTATTAATCTCTACAGACAATGCATAGATAATCAAATGACCCCTATAACGTTCATCTACCGACGCAGCGTTTTTAAAGAGATCGGTTATTACGACGAAACATTGCCTGTATTAGGCGATTGGGATTTTGGAATAAGGTTCTTACAAAAATACGATGTGGAGTTTTTAGACCCCGGCTTTGCACTTGCGAACTATCACCATCGAAAGTTCGTTGCTGGCTCAACAGCAAACAACAGCTTTGGTAGCGGCACGGACAGGCACCGTTACTACTCTAACAAGTTGATGAATAAATATTTGCGACAAGAGATTGCGGAAGGGCGCCTGGGAGTAGGCTATATTATGAGCAAGCTCAAATATGATCAGGGATATATTGCCACTGTGGCAAAACGCCTTTTACCTAACTTTATTGTTGGCAAACTTAAGAACCGCGTTCGTTCATAG
- a CDS encoding FAD-binding oxidoreductase codes for MRDNNPEIVDAVVIGGGFYGLRIALFLHEQLGVQKIAIIEKEKALMSRASYVNQARVHNGYHYPRSLLTGYRSAVNFPTFVEEYKPAIVSDFDKYYSIARHLSKVNAGQFRAFSEKIGSDIAPASPEIEKLFNPHLIEKTFLVKEYAFDSHILRDLLVERIAKYKGSITIHNEEEVQTVDYTNNQLGVTTNKQKYLADKVFNCTYSQINALHRRSGLPLVGLKHEITEMCLVELPKGLENFSVTVMDGPFFSIMPFPSRKLHTLSHVRYTPHTSWIDNEETPDVLKDSHKYYDGYDLHTNYKKMESDVLRYVPALKGMKLRDTISEVKTVLVKSESDDSRPILFKSNLGFPGYTCIMGGKVDNIYDVFVDLEVLYGKK; via the coding sequence ATGAGAGATAATAACCCTGAGATCGTTGACGCGGTAGTTATAGGCGGTGGCTTTTATGGCCTGCGCATCGCACTATTCCTACATGAACAGCTTGGCGTTCAAAAGATTGCGATTATAGAAAAAGAAAAAGCGCTCATGTCGCGGGCGTCGTACGTTAACCAGGCTCGTGTTCATAACGGCTATCACTATCCGCGTAGTCTTCTTACCGGATACAGGTCGGCAGTTAACTTTCCGACATTTGTTGAAGAGTACAAGCCGGCAATCGTTAGTGATTTCGACAAATACTACTCGATTGCCCGTCATCTGTCTAAGGTGAATGCGGGTCAGTTTAGGGCGTTTAGTGAAAAAATCGGCTCAGATATTGCACCAGCATCGCCAGAAATAGAAAAACTATTCAATCCGCATCTTATTGAAAAGACATTTCTTGTTAAGGAGTATGCTTTCGATTCTCATATCCTTCGCGACCTATTAGTGGAGCGTATTGCGAAATACAAAGGAAGCATTACTATTCACAACGAAGAAGAAGTTCAAACTGTTGACTATACAAATAATCAACTAGGAGTCACGACAAATAAGCAGAAATACTTAGCGGATAAGGTATTTAACTGCACCTACTCACAAATCAATGCGCTTCATAGGCGGTCGGGGCTGCCTTTGGTGGGATTAAAACACGAGATTACCGAGATGTGCTTAGTGGAGTTGCCTAAGGGGCTCGAGAACTTTAGCGTAACGGTAATGGACGGTCCATTCTTTTCAATTATGCCTTTTCCGAGTCGGAAGCTTCATACGTTATCTCATGTTCGTTACACGCCGCATACGTCGTGGATTGATAACGAAGAGACACCGGACGTGCTTAAAGATTCGCATAAATACTATGACGGCTACGATCTTCATACTAATTACAAAAAAATGGAATCGGATGTTCTGCGTTATGTACCGGCGCTGAAGGGTATGAAGCTTCGAGACACGATTAGCGAAGTGAAGACAGTCCTCGTTAAGAGCGAAAGTGATGATAGCCGACCGATTCTCTTTAAGAGCAACTTGGGCTTTCCTGGGTACACCTGTATAATGGGAGGAAAAGTTGATAATATTTATGATGTCTTTGTAGACTTAGAGGTGTTGTATGGGAAAAAATAA
- a CDS encoding glycosyltransferase — protein MGKNKKMSLVAKSELEDIFVSVVIVADAEVDALSTYLKDLSSLLEGHYTNYEILLVNNGVDQKEIIDASALLESLPCIRIMSLSQRTRYDTAVFAGLEAAIGDFVCTVNPTVDPIDSIEGIVKQNREYDVVQGVSDVPITGAFGNRLGRNLFYWYNRKHINIDIPINATYFASYSRRAVNALTSTHRNHRHIRHLVRLIGFKPTLFSYRPKQNPSNQRSLRTGVIEALEIATSYSTHPLRFVTWLGVFASFINILYIGYVLALNISNTRVAEGWTTTSLQLSGMFFILFIIMVILAEYVGRILVESRQEPQYYVTDESVSTISMADVSRRNIAK, from the coding sequence ATGGGAAAAAATAAGAAAATGTCACTTGTGGCTAAAAGTGAGCTTGAGGACATTTTTGTATCTGTAGTTATTGTGGCAGATGCCGAGGTAGATGCACTTTCGACATATTTGAAAGACCTATCAAGCCTATTGGAAGGCCATTATACTAATTACGAGATCCTTCTTGTTAATAATGGCGTCGATCAAAAAGAAATAATTGATGCGTCAGCACTATTAGAGTCACTTCCTTGTATTCGCATAATGAGCCTCTCACAGCGCACCAGGTACGATACGGCTGTTTTTGCCGGCCTCGAGGCTGCAATCGGAGATTTTGTGTGCACGGTTAATCCAACGGTGGATCCTATCGACAGTATTGAAGGTATCGTAAAACAGAACAGGGAATACGATGTCGTTCAAGGGGTTAGCGACGTGCCTATAACCGGTGCGTTCGGTAATCGTTTGGGCCGAAACCTCTTTTATTGGTATAACCGTAAACATATCAATATCGACATACCTATCAATGCGACGTATTTTGCCTCTTATAGTCGTCGTGCGGTAAACGCGCTCACTAGCACACACCGTAATCACCGACATATTCGCCACCTTGTTCGTCTTATAGGCTTCAAGCCAACACTTTTTTCGTATAGGCCAAAGCAAAACCCTAGTAATCAACGAAGTCTTCGGACAGGCGTTATCGAGGCGCTCGAGATTGCCACGAGTTACTCGACGCACCCTTTGCGTTTCGTGACATGGCTGGGGGTTTTTGCTAGTTTCATTAACATTCTGTACATAGGCTACGTCCTTGCTCTTAACATATCGAATACGCGAGTTGCCGAGGGTTGGACGACGACCTCTTTACAGCTTTCTGGCATGTTCTTTATACTTTTCATCATTATGGTGATTTTGGCAGAGTATGTTGGGCGAATTTTGGTTGAAAGTCGCCAGGAGCCTCAATATTACGTTACCGACGAGTCGGTCAGTACTATTTCGATGGCAGATGTTTCACGTCGGAATATTGCAAAATAA
- a CDS encoding glycosyltransferase family 2 protein → MSKSATVRKKFPSWQFPDFESNELSPKSSKYCVCVFVINEGERIQKQLAAMKKYSNIVDVVVADGGSTDGSLEPAFLKKQNVRALLTKKGPGKLSAQMRMAFAWALAEGYEGVVVVDGNGKDDISAIPQFIKLLDDGFDHIQGSRFIPGGKAINTPLSREIGLHLLHAPLISLASRKRHTDTTNGFRGYSASLLKDEDVAVFRDIFQTYELHYYLAIESSRRKQYKTVETPVTRAYPKSGKTPTKISPLKGNAHILKVLFSAALGKYKK, encoded by the coding sequence ATGAGTAAAAGTGCTACCGTACGAAAAAAGTTCCCATCTTGGCAGTTTCCAGATTTCGAAAGTAACGAACTAAGCCCTAAGAGTAGTAAATATTGCGTGTGTGTTTTTGTTATTAATGAAGGCGAACGCATTCAAAAACAGCTGGCCGCAATGAAAAAATATTCTAATATTGTCGATGTTGTTGTTGCGGACGGTGGTAGTACGGATGGGTCTCTTGAGCCAGCGTTCTTGAAGAAGCAAAACGTGCGAGCCTTACTCACAAAGAAAGGCCCTGGTAAATTAAGCGCGCAAATGCGCATGGCATTCGCTTGGGCGCTTGCTGAAGGCTATGAGGGCGTGGTTGTAGTAGATGGAAATGGTAAGGATGACATCTCTGCGATTCCTCAGTTTATTAAGCTTCTCGACGATGGGTTTGATCATATTCAGGGCTCACGATTCATTCCAGGCGGTAAGGCTATTAATACTCCTCTGTCGCGTGAAATTGGACTTCACCTATTGCACGCGCCTCTAATCAGCTTAGCTTCACGAAAACGTCATACAGATACTACGAACGGCTTCCGCGGTTATAGCGCTTCGCTACTGAAAGATGAAGACGTTGCGGTTTTTCGTGATATTTTTCAGACATACGAACTCCATTACTACTTGGCAATTGAAAGCTCGCGCCGCAAGCAATACAAAACCGTAGAAACACCAGTAACGCGCGCTTATCCGAAGAGTGGTAAAACGCCAACGAAGATAAGTCCCCTAAAGGGCAATGCGCATATTCTCAAAGTACTTTTTAGTGCCGCTCTTGGTAAGTACAAAAAATAA